A single genomic interval of Bacillus sp. es.036 harbors:
- a CDS encoding SGNH/GDSL hydrolase family protein: MKKVLFLIAFIGCLAVVVAGKIHWDDKLEQTGETVSAEVDSASGSTKQSEGIKEIPVSNKKLKKLVTNFPEHLQEKMMSFEEPISVAIVGSESIGTSTKGLKQNIEKGLEESYWNGAFKVKQFTFKDATTKSIVEDELYENVIEEKPDIVLLEAFTLNDNGVVVIDEGHQNLSIFMSELKEAIPSVSIMMMPSNPIADPGYYALQISALEKYAEANDLIYLDHWKEWPAVDSEKMSDFLVDSRPNEQGFAVWGDFIVDYLSGN, from the coding sequence ATGAAAAAAGTACTCTTTTTGATTGCTTTTATTGGATGCCTTGCAGTGGTTGTTGCTGGGAAGATTCATTGGGATGATAAGCTTGAACAAACAGGTGAGACTGTAAGTGCAGAAGTTGATTCTGCATCAGGGTCCACAAAGCAAAGTGAAGGAATTAAGGAAATACCGGTAAGTAATAAGAAACTTAAAAAGCTAGTTACCAATTTCCCAGAGCACCTTCAAGAGAAGATGATGTCTTTCGAAGAACCGATTTCTGTTGCCATTGTCGGCTCGGAATCAATCGGTACAAGTACAAAAGGACTCAAGCAAAATATTGAAAAGGGGTTAGAAGAATCCTATTGGAATGGGGCTTTTAAAGTTAAACAATTTACTTTTAAAGACGCCACAACCAAGTCAATCGTTGAGGACGAATTGTATGAAAACGTCATTGAAGAAAAACCCGATATTGTTCTATTAGAAGCGTTTACGTTAAATGATAATGGTGTTGTGGTTATTGATGAGGGGCACCAAAATCTTTCTATCTTCATGTCGGAATTAAAAGAAGCGATCCCGAGTGTTAGTATCATGATGATGCCGTCAAATCCGATTGCTGATCCGGGCTATTACGCACTTCAAATCAGTGCTCTTGAAAAATATGCGGAAGCAAATGACCTCATATATTTGGATCATTGGAAAGAATGGCCAGCCGTTGATAGTGAAAAAATGAGCGACTTTTTAGTAGATTCTAGACCGAATGAACAAGGATTTGCAGTATGGGGCGATTTCATCGTCGATTATTTAAGCGGTAACTAA